The following proteins are co-located in the Streptococcus downei MFe28 genome:
- a CDS encoding MarR family winged helix-turn-helix transcriptional regulator — MSTYEAARFRYLFKSVENIVNKELINLLAPLHITPNQSEVLLVLQEFGPLSLKDLGDLLICEKKSPSRLVSSLIKKNLVIKEISDKDRRFSLLSLTSKGQTFVPKIMAIKTQYDKKLVEQGIDFKALSEPFKIFLSATPYEEKLKNRSMWDD, encoded by the coding sequence TTGAAAATATTGTTAATAAGGAGTTAATCAATTTACTGGCTCCCTTGCATATAACACCTAATCAGAGTGAAGTACTCCTAGTTTTGCAAGAATTTGGACCTTTGTCTTTAAAAGACTTGGGTGATTTATTAATTTGTGAGAAAAAGAGCCCTAGCCGTTTAGTGAGTTCGCTTATTAAAAAGAATCTGGTGATTAAAGAAATTTCTGACAAAGACCGACGTTTTTCCCTTTTATCCTTGACTTCTAAGGGTCAGACTTTTGTTCCTAAGATTATGGCCATTAAAACTCAGTATGATAAGAAACTGGTGGAACAGGGAATTGACTTTAAAGCTCTAAGTGAGCCTTTTAAAATTTTTCTTTCTGCGACACCATATGAAGAAAAATTAAAAAACCGTTCAATGTGGGATGATTAA